TGCCCACCGTTGTTATTGATCACGGGCGATCGTGAGCTAGAAATGCTCGGTCGTTACGAGGAAACGGCCTATCTTTGGCGTATGATGAAAGTGGTTGGTCATCCCGATACGGAATTGGTCGAATTGAAAGGTTTCAATCACGGTCAGATGGCTAAACCGGCTCATCCGTTGTTGTTGAAGTTCATCGAACAACACTGACAGAGTATCCGCTCGCCGAGACAGTCTTCTTGGCGTTATCATGCCTCGTTGAACGATGCGGTTTTCCAAAGCCGCCAACAGCCTGACGGTTGGATTGAAGATGAAAAGATTGCTGATCTATGTTGCCTGTGCATTCGCCTTCGTTGGAACGGTCGATCGCCAAGCACGCGCTGATATTACGAACTTCTTAGATTGGCATCCGATTGCTGATCCTGCCGATCCAGGTTTCAGTTCGACGGCAACCGCCAGTGCGGCAAGCTTGTTTGCTTTGGATCAGCCGATCGCTGCCGGAGTCGATATCGGCTTCGCAAGCATCGATGGCTCGACGGTCGCCAGTTCGTCGGACGGAAACTATTTTTCGTCAGAGTCCAGTTTCTCGATCGCGATTGACTATCGCTGGGAATTCGCAGGGTCACCGCAAGGCATCTTGGCGTTGGGGTTCGGAATCGGTGAAGACGTCGCGGGTGAAAATTCGGCTGGGATCGGCGTGGTTTCCAATAATGGATCGCCATTTTTGACCTATGCCGGCGGAGCCCGCGTGAACGATGCCGATCTTCCTGCGGAGCCTTTAACCGGCACTCCGGCTGAATTGGAAGGAACATTGTTTGTCTCATTTGACGCCCCGTCCGGAGATGTGACCGTTGGAGCGTCAACGTCGGCAGGAGCCGGGACGCCCGACGAAACCCGTACGTTCGCTGGCGTGCAGAACCTATGGGCAGGTGACGACTTGATGGTTTCCTTTTTTATGCGAAGCGATCAACAATTCATTTTCCCAAACTGGCAGGGCGGTCAGTCGGAAGCCGTGTTCAGCAATTTCCGCCTGCTGTCCGGTACGGCGGTCGCAATTCCAGAACCCTCATCTGCCATGCTGTTATCATCGTTGGGAATCGTCTGCGTCGTGCGACGTCGGAGACGACCTGTCGGTTAAACAAGAGATTCTCTGGAGCCTGCCACGATGAACCGATTTCACTTCATACCCTCGGTCATGTGTGCGGCTTTCTTGCTTGCCCTGTTCGCACAGGTTTCATCAAGCAACGATTGTTGCGCTGCCACTGTAGAAGACTTGGCTGGGGATGGGCAAACCGATGACAGTGCAGCCATTCAAGCATTGATCGACGAATCACAAGGCTCGGTTCGTTTTCGGAAAGGCGTCTATCGCTTGACCCGCACCGTTGTGATTGATCTTGCGAAGGTCGGTTGGACCAGCCTTTCTGGCGATGGGGTGGCGCAGTTTCGTATGGAAGGACCCGGGCCGGCTTTTAAAGTCATTGGGAACCACGGCGGAACCGCAAGTCCGGCGACTGTTGACCAAGCCATTTGGGATCGTGAACGGTCGCCAATGATTGATGCGATCGAAATTGTTGGCGCCCATTCAGAAGCCTGCGGCATCGAAGCACAAGGCACGATGCAGCTGACCCTGACACGTGTGGTTGTTCGTAAGGCTAAGGACGCGATACGACTGGTCAAACGCAACCGCAATACGATCCTGTCGGAATGCCATCTATATGAAAACCGCGGCGTCGGCGTTTTTCTCGATGGCGTCAATTTGCACCAAATCAACATCGCCAATTGCCATATCAGCTACAACGCCGGTGGCGGTGTCGTTGCGAAACGCAGCGAGATTCGGAACTTGCAAATCACAGGCTGCGACATTGAAGGGAATTTCGTTGCAGACAAAGTGAATGGTGAAACAAACACTGAACCCACCGCAAACGTGTGGCTCGATTCAAGCGAATCTTCCATCGGCGAAGTCGCGATTGTGGGTTGCACGATCCAACATGCACACGAAGTCCCCGGCTCGGCCAATATCAGAATCAACGGATTCTCCGAAGTGCGCAAGTTCACCGACGAACGCCGAACCGGAAACATCACGATCGCAAACAATATCCTATCCGACGTTCAAACGAACGTTCATCTGGTTGATGTTCGCGGCGTCACGATTACGGGTAATACAATGTGGAAGGGGTATTCCACAAACGTGATCGCAAAAGGTTGCGATCAACTGGTCTTTACCGGCAATCTCTATGACCGGAACCCTCGCTATCACTATGGCGATGGTGCGAGCGCGAAATTGGGTGTGTTGATCGAAGACTGCAGCAACGTTACCGCCACCGCCGAGCATTTCGGCGGTGAAACGGATCACATGGCAGATCTACAGGTACGTCGTTGCGACGGAGTGAATATCGTCGGGTGCACCTTTGCAGCCGTCTCGAAATTCGGAATCGCTTTGGACTCAGTTCAGTTTGCTCAAATCACCGGTTGTCTCTTCACAGGAATGAATGAAGACGCAAAACAGATCCAAAGCCTGGGCGACAGTGACTTTGAATATCGCAACAACCGCTTCCGTGTGAAATCGCTTCGGTCCGAGTAGCCGAATGGCGCCGGCCACGGTTTCAGTGCAATAACCGGGGCTAACGCCCGTCGGCTGATGACCCGAACACGTATTTGCATATGGAGCGAAGCTCTGCGGCTTTTGATCTCTGATAGATATTCCGACGACATGACCTGAAATCGACCGTGTCATGATGAACCAGTTGCCTGAGCTGTCTCTTCTTATCACGAAGTCTTGCGATCCAAACAATTGCTGACTTGATAGAAGTGAACGGTATATCCGTTGCTACAGATGCCGGCGTCCAATTGGCGAAGTGATAATCTGGAGGCGATCGGGAATCATGCTTAAACGCGAACACCAGCACAGCGCAGGCGCATCATCTTCTATAGAGACGTTTGATCTAGTGGTGCTTGGCAGCGGGCCTGCGGCTAAATCGGTTGCCGAGGATGCGAGCGAAAGCGGTCACCGAGTGGCCTTGGTGGAGAGTCGCCGTTTTGGCGGAACGTGTGCGCTACGCGGTTGTAACCCAAAGAAGGTCTTGACCAATGCAGCTCTGCTGCTGGATCGAATGCGCTCGGCCAAAGGTTCCCTGTTCGAATCCACTGAGATTAAAACGGACTGGAAAACTCTGCATCGATTCCAAAGGGAGTTTACCGATCCGGTCGCCGAAAACACCGAATCGAATTTGAATGACAAAGGTATCGCGACGTTTCAAGGCGAAGCAAGTTTTATTGATCAGAACACAATTCGCGTTCACTCGGGAAGGGACGATCGGACGGTGAAGGCTGCGAAGTTTTTGATCGCGACCGGAGCCACGCCGAGGCCGCTTGATTTTGCGGGTAGTGAATTCTTAACGAGAAGTGATCAGTTTCTCGCACTCGAACAAATCCCGAAACGCATCCTATTTGTCGGTGGCGGGTACATCTCGATGGAATTCGGCCACGTTGCTTGCGCGTTAGGTTGTGAAGTCACTATCGTCGAACAATCCGAACAGTTGATGAAAGGTTTTGATCCCGACTTGGTTGAACAGCTAAAAGCATGGTCAATTCGGAAGGGGATTCGATTCCAAACTGGAGCACGCATTGAATCAATCCATCATATGAACAACGGGTCGCTTGAGATCGCGACCGATGGAAAGGATGTGATCCATGCTGATATGGCGGTGCACGGAGCTGGCCGGATTCCAAACATTCAGTCACTGAATCTGGAAAGCGCTGGGATTGAGTATTCGGACGACGGGATTCAGGTCGATTCATTTCTGCGATCAACCAACTGCCCTCACGTTTTTGCAGCAGGGGATTGTGCCGACAACGGTGGCGCGATGTTAACGCCGGTTGCGAACGAAGATGCCTATGTCGTCAGTAAGAATCTATTTGCTGATGAACCTTCGCATCGACCGGACTATAAAGGAATCGCATCGGCAGCGTTTACATGTCCGCCGATCGCTTCGGTCGGTTGCTCAGAACGCCAAGCGAGACAGGACGGCTACGAGATTGATGTTCATAAACGTGATACGTCAACCTGGGGTAGCGTACGGAAGACCGGCTTGCCATGCGCAGGCTACAAAGTCATCGTGGATCGATCGAATGATCAAATCTTAGGGGCACACTTGTTGGGCGTCGGTGCTGAAGATCAGATCAACCTATTCGCATTAGCGATCAAACATGGCATCGACACGAGGGCCATCAAATCGATGCCGTTTGCATACCCAACGCTGACGGCGGACTTGAAACGAATGGTATAACCCTGCGGTGATATTGGACGCTTTTCACCGGCTACATTTGGCAACGGAGGTCGAACGCAACGAACGATTTTGGTTCCTCCGTCGTACTATCGGTGAGGCTTTGATTGGGGGACTCGCTGGCACTGGCAGATGCGTTGGCTGATGTACTGGCAGGGGCTAGATCGAGCGAACCGTTTTCATCCGTGGCGAGCGGGGTAGATCGATGAAATCTAGTTTCGACGCGTTCGTGTTGTTGAAATGGGCGATAGTCCTTGTCTCAATCAAATTCTTCGTCGCGATCCTATGGCAGTACCGTTGGTACTTTCCGCCTGATTTCGACCTGTCGCCCTTTCTAGCCGGGCGCAGGCATTCGTTCAGTGGCTGGTATGCAGCTTCGTTTTACCTGCACATCTTTGTCAGTCCGATCGCATTGGCGCTAGGAACCTTCTTGATGTTTTCGCCGACGAAAGGGGAAAAACATCGACGGATCGGGAAGGTACAAAGCATGGTGGTGCTCTTTGGTGTGGTTCCGTCGGGACTGTTGATGAGCCAGCAAGCTTATGGAGGATCTGTCGCGGAAGCTGCTTTCATCGCACAATCGATCACGACAGGCGTCACCATGTTGATGGCGGCGCATTTTGCAATGCGTCGGGATTTCGATCGGCATCAGCTCTGGGCAAAGCGATGTTATTTGATGCTGTGGTCACCGTTGCTTTTGCGAGCGATCGCTGGAGTGATGATCGTGACCGGATGGGAATCGACGCAATCGTATCAAGCCAATGCGTGGATCAGTTGGTTGCTTCCGTTGATCTGTTTTGAAGTGCATCTTCGTTGGGTAGGCGACCGGACTACGAAAGGCGACGAACTTCGATCTGATCAGCGTTCGGCCGTTGGCCGACTAGATTTGAATCGAACCAGTCGTCGATTGTCAAAAGCGTTCACGATCATTGAGGTACTGGTCATTCTTGCCGTGATTGGGGTTCTCGTCGGCCTATTGCTTCCCAGTGTCAGGACGGCTCGCGAAGCGGCGCGGCGGATGAGTTGTTCAAACAACATCAAGCAGATTGGGTTGGCGATTCACAACTACCATTCGGCATACAAGCAGTTGCCAAAACAAATGGATGGAACGTTTGCGGCGACCCATCAGTCCCAGTCTGACCGTGATCACAACGGCTATCGATTAAGTTTCCTCGTTGGCCTGCTGCCATTTGCCGAGCAGCAACGCCTATGGGAAGAAATCACAGACGGCGAAAAGTCAGTCACGATGGGGCCGCCACCATGGAGCAATGAATTCAAGCCATGGACGACCGAAGTGCCAACATGGCGTTGTCCCTCTGATCCTGGAATCGGGTCGCCGGGGCTGGCGCGAACCAATTTTGCAGCATGCCTGGGTGATGCGATTGAAGGGTTGCAGCACGGGGCTGCCCGTTGGGATTCGAGGCTTTCCGCTTGGGTGTCCGTCGACACCGAACAGCTGGATGCGACAGGTCGCGGGGCGTTCGTGCCTCGAAAAGTCATCGCGTTTGAAGACATTCTTGATGGTCTTTCTAACACCATCATTGGTGCGGAGATCGCGACCGATTTGGGTGACGGTGATATTCGCACGGCGCCACTTCAGGTGGAAGAACTGCAGGTGATTGTCGATCAACCCAATTGGTGCAAGGATCGACGAGATCCCGATAACCCATCGGTTTGGAACGACTATCAAGACCAGCTGGAGCAGCGATTCGGAGCGCTCGATCGTCGTCGAGGGTTACGATGGGCCGATGGTGCAGCGTTGTACACGGGCATGAACACAATCCTTCCGCCCAATCGTGAGATCAGTCTGTCCGGCGGTGACGCCGGTATCGGGATGTTGGCTTCATCGAGTCGTCACTACGGCGGCACCCATGTATTGATGGGCGACGGCGCGGTCATTTTCATCACCGATTCGATCGACTGTGGCGATCTGGATTCAGGCACGGTGGTTTTGCATGGGGAAGATGGCCGTGCACCGGGATCTCCCAGCCCCTACGGCATCTGGGGTGCT
This is a stretch of genomic DNA from Stieleria sp. JC731. It encodes these proteins:
- a CDS encoding PEP-CTERM sorting domain-containing protein, whose protein sequence is MKRLLIYVACAFAFVGTVDRQARADITNFLDWHPIADPADPGFSSTATASAASLFALDQPIAAGVDIGFASIDGSTVASSSDGNYFSSESSFSIAIDYRWEFAGSPQGILALGFGIGEDVAGENSAGIGVVSNNGSPFLTYAGGARVNDADLPAEPLTGTPAELEGTLFVSFDAPSGDVTVGASTSAGAGTPDETRTFAGVQNLWAGDDLMVSFFMRSDQQFIFPNWQGGQSEAVFSNFRLLSGTAVAIPEPSSAMLLSSLGIVCVVRRRRRPVG
- a CDS encoding right-handed parallel beta-helix repeat-containing protein, which encodes MNRFHFIPSVMCAAFLLALFAQVSSSNDCCAATVEDLAGDGQTDDSAAIQALIDESQGSVRFRKGVYRLTRTVVIDLAKVGWTSLSGDGVAQFRMEGPGPAFKVIGNHGGTASPATVDQAIWDRERSPMIDAIEIVGAHSEACGIEAQGTMQLTLTRVVVRKAKDAIRLVKRNRNTILSECHLYENRGVGVFLDGVNLHQINIANCHISYNAGGGVVAKRSEIRNLQITGCDIEGNFVADKVNGETNTEPTANVWLDSSESSIGEVAIVGCTIQHAHEVPGSANIRINGFSEVRKFTDERRTGNITIANNILSDVQTNVHLVDVRGVTITGNTMWKGYSTNVIAKGCDQLVFTGNLYDRNPRYHYGDGASAKLGVLIEDCSNVTATAEHFGGETDHMADLQVRRCDGVNIVGCTFAAVSKFGIALDSVQFAQITGCLFTGMNEDAKQIQSLGDSDFEYRNNRFRVKSLRSE
- a CDS encoding dihydrolipoyl dehydrogenase family protein; the encoded protein is MLKREHQHSAGASSSIETFDLVVLGSGPAAKSVAEDASESGHRVALVESRRFGGTCALRGCNPKKVLTNAALLLDRMRSAKGSLFESTEIKTDWKTLHRFQREFTDPVAENTESNLNDKGIATFQGEASFIDQNTIRVHSGRDDRTVKAAKFLIATGATPRPLDFAGSEFLTRSDQFLALEQIPKRILFVGGGYISMEFGHVACALGCEVTIVEQSEQLMKGFDPDLVEQLKAWSIRKGIRFQTGARIESIHHMNNGSLEIATDGKDVIHADMAVHGAGRIPNIQSLNLESAGIEYSDDGIQVDSFLRSTNCPHVFAAGDCADNGGAMLTPVANEDAYVVSKNLFADEPSHRPDYKGIASAAFTCPPIASVGCSERQARQDGYEIDVHKRDTSTWGSVRKTGLPCAGYKVIVDRSNDQILGAHLLGVGAEDQINLFALAIKHGIDTRAIKSMPFAYPTLTADLKRMV
- a CDS encoding DUF1559 domain-containing protein; protein product: MKSSFDAFVLLKWAIVLVSIKFFVAILWQYRWYFPPDFDLSPFLAGRRHSFSGWYAASFYLHIFVSPIALALGTFLMFSPTKGEKHRRIGKVQSMVVLFGVVPSGLLMSQQAYGGSVAEAAFIAQSITTGVTMLMAAHFAMRRDFDRHQLWAKRCYLMLWSPLLLRAIAGVMIVTGWESTQSYQANAWISWLLPLICFEVHLRWVGDRTTKGDELRSDQRSAVGRLDLNRTSRRLSKAFTIIEVLVILAVIGVLVGLLLPSVRTAREAARRMSCSNNIKQIGLAIHNYHSAYKQLPKQMDGTFAATHQSQSDRDHNGYRLSFLVGLLPFAEQQRLWEEITDGEKSVTMGPPPWSNEFKPWTTEVPTWRCPSDPGIGSPGLARTNFAACLGDAIEGLQHGAARWDSRLSAWVSVDTEQLDATGRGAFVPRKVIAFEDILDGLSNTIIGAEIATDLGDGDIRTAPLQVEELQVIVDQPNWCKDRRDPDNPSVWNDYQDQLEQRFGALDRRRGLRWADGAALYTGMNTILPPNREISLSGGDAGIGMLASSSRHYGGTHVLMGDGAVIFITDSIDCGDLDSGTVVLHGEDGRAPGSPSPYGIWGALGTRQSKEVIDEQINR